AAATGTAGTCTTTGGGATCAAATGGGGTTGAGGCTAAAACAAGTAATATGGCGTCTGCAGAAAAATCATGCATAACATGCCAGTCTTCGGGCTCTAAAATCAAACATTTATCTGGGGTATCCAAATCGAATACCTCAGTTTTTTTACTGTCGTTATTGGTGATTTTGCAAGAGCCCTGAATACAGATGGCAGCCTGATGTGTATTGTGGTGTCGGTGTCCTCCACGGTCAGAATCATCAACGGCATAAATATAAAATAAGCGTTTGATGTCAAAGTCGACTACCCTGTCGAGGACTGTTAATATCCCTCTGGTATCTTTGAAGGTTTTTAAATTGATAATATGAGCCATGCGCTTATATGCTGTTAAATTAAAAGTTTATGATCTATCAGGTTCATTAATCTGCTACTTTGGGGTGCTTTTACTTTTCTTATAAACAAAGCCTCTGACTGTTTAATCGGGGCAAAGTCATTTTCATCCAGGATCTTGGGATGTGCCCCCCCGCGCGACCAGTCAATATACCTGTAATTGTTGTTAATAATACGTTCTTTAAAAGGAGAATCCATCAGGATGGTATGAAAGACAAATTCATCTGTTCCCCAACATAGAGAAAAAAACTTTTGTAGTTTTCTATCCTTTTCCACCCGTTTTACAACGAACATCGCTGCCTCAGGACTCAGCATCCAGAACATAGATCTTCCGTAAGGATGCAGGTTATGAGGGAGTTTTCTTTTGGGCATGATAAAGTTGATCACTTTTTCGATGGTGTATCTTCCTTTAAAGGTATAATCTGCAAGGAAGTAATTCTCCATTCTGATCAGGCCTTCCTGCCATTCATTTCTGATGTCTTCAAGGTGAATCAGTTCTTTTCCGATATTTTGTCTGAGTACCTCTGCAATCAGGGCTGCCGGTTTTATCGGATAGTCCTGTCCGCTCATGAGGTTGATGAAGTCGTACTTTACACCGCTGCCAACCAATTCTTTGATGCTGGAAAATATTGCTTTTACTGTAGAAAAACCTGCCCATGTAACCTTTACCCGGTTTTTTATAAAATAGACATTAGGTAGGGCTTCTATAAAAAGAAAGGGTTCAATATCAGATTTTTTGTCAACGTGAATGTAAAAATCAAAATCCTCATGAACCATATTTTTAATCATTCGTTCTGTTTGCTCAGGATCGTTATAAGTTAAGATCAGATTGGCTACGCGCATAAGCAGCTTAAAATTCCAGGTTTGCAATTTATTAATAATTATAGATTAAAAATCCATAATACGTTTGTTTTTGGCCAATTGGCTGACTGACAGCTTCAAAATCGAGGCCAATTTTGCTGCTTTTTTCACTTTAACCACATTATTACTGCTGACACTATTTTCGTAACTAATTCGTTTTAATGTTTAATCATCGGATAAAAATTTATATTTTTAACAAACACAAACGCATAAATGAAAATTCTAAGAAACCCTACACTAATCGTCGCGATTGGGCTGTTGACCCTTTCGATGCAGGCTTGTAAAACGAAAAAATTAGCCGCAAAACCAGCTCCTCCTGTAGAGACTAAGGCTCCTCCGGTAGAAGAGAAACAACCTGAAAAACCTCCTGTAGAAGAGAAGGTGACCCCGGCACCCGAAGAGAAAGCCAACTTTAACTTCAGCAATGTTCAGTTCGAGTTTAACTCTGATGTTTTAAAGACTGCTTCTTTTGAAATTCTGGATCAGGTAGTAAGAGAAATGAAAAAAGAGCCATCAGCAAAGTTGACTTTAAATGGTCATTCTTCAGCTGAAGGTACCCCGGAACACAACATGTCTTTATCAGTAGATAGAGCAAACTCTGTAAAATCTTATCTGGTAAATGCGGGTATTAATGGTGCTAACCTGATGATTAAAGGTCATGGTGCTACCAGCCCGATTACTTCCAATACGACAGAAGAAGGAAAAGCTTTAAACCGTCGTGTTGAGTTTAAAGTGAATCCATAAAGGATTGATTTAATGAAATAAGGGAAGGAGAGTGGAGGTTAGGTAGCAAGGGGAAGACTAAAATGAAAAGTTGAACCCACTCCAATTTCACTCTCCACCCATATGCTGCCTCCATGGTGCAGCAAAATCTCCGAGCATAGGTACAGACCGATTCCAAAACCCGATATGTTTTGAGTATGTTTGGTTTCTACTCTATAGAAACGTTCAAAAAGCTTTTCAATAGCCTGAGGTTTAATACCCATTCCTTCATCTCTCACTCTCACCTCTGCTACGCCATCATGAGTAATGCAGCTGATTTCTATTATTTTGCCCTTTGGCGAATATTTTATGGAATTGCTTAATAAATTGGAAATTACTGAACCTATCTTTTCACGATCCGCGTAAACACTAACTGGAAGGCATGGAGATAAAGAAAGGTGATGGTGCTGTAAAGTCGGTTTTGTCTCCTCTATAATTTCTCTGATTAGCTGATCCAGATCGAAAATCTCCATGTCCAGGTGGATTTTTCCAGATTCCAGCCTTGAAATATTAAGAAAACCATTAATCATCGTACTCATTTTTTTTACCTGTACATAGGCTTTTTCCAAAGAAGTTGAAATAAAGGTGTCTTCCGTTTTTCTCATTCTGGCGATGAGGAGTTGCAGGTAGCCATTCAGGGAGGTCAGCGGGGTTTTTAGTTCATGACTGACCATGCCAATGAAATCATTCTTGCGCATCTCATCCCGCTTTTGCTCTGTAATATCCAGTGTTAAACCTGAAAAGTGGGCAGTATGATCAGAGGTTCCGGGATATAGTTTTCCCAGGGCCCTGACCCATCTGGGGGTCTGATCATGATATCCCGTTACCGGATGTTCAATGCTATAGCTTTCTCCGCTGGCGATTGCCTGTTCTACGGCTAGTCTGACTTTGTTTCTGTATTCTTCGGGGATCCGGTTAAGCACATCATCGTAAGATACTTCCTCATCAGGATAATAACCATACAGTTCTTTCATCCTTGTGGAAGCGATAAATTTGCGCGTAGCCACATCCATATGCCAGGTACCCACATTGGCTGCTTCAATAGATAAACGCAACATTTCCTCAGCCTGTTCCACTTTTTTTCTGGCAATAATCTGCTCGGTGATGGTTTTTTCTATTTTCGCCATCGTATTTACCTTGTCGGTAGTCTCTGAACAGATGACCAGGACACCAACTGGTTTTCCCGAAGTATCATTTACTTTGCTATAGCTAAAGGTCCAGTAAACATTTTCAATACGATTGTTTCTGTAGATGGGGATTAGTTGGTCCTCACTCCAGGTGGATTCTCCTCCGGAAAGAACCTGATCAATCAGTGGTTTAATAACCGGCCAGATTTCAGGCCAGCATTCTTCGGCACGTTGCCCCAATGCTTTGGGGTGTTTGCCTTCATTGCCCAGACTTGGACGGTAGGCATCATTATAAAATTGAATTAATTCCGTTCCCCACCATAAACACATTGGAAACCGTGACTTTAGTACGATGCCAATAGTGGTCAGCAAGCTTTGAGACCATTGATCCGGAGCGCCTAAAGCTGTTCCGGACCAGTCATAGGAACGGATAAGCGCTCCCATTTCAGTACCCCCCTCCAAATAGCTTTGGAGATGTGTTTGAGGAGAGGTTTCTGTGGACAGCTGCATATGCACTAATATCTGAAAGAAAACTTAAATATAATATATTATCTCTTCTTTAGCCTCTGATCATCAGGTGGTTTGAAAATGGAAATATAAGTTGTTTTCAGGAGAGGTGCATTTGTCGGGTTAAACAAAATGCCGGAATGGTAAAAATGACTACCTGGAAGGGGATGTTTCCAGGTAGTTACAAATAAAAGTACTAAAGAGAGCATTAAAAAAAGGGGGATGAATAGTTCTGTGTTTTGAATTGCGTTTTGACGAAAAGTTCACTGGATACGGTCGCGTTCCTGATTATTTTAGTGTGTTGTCCATGATATTGATAATTTGCAATACCTGTTGTCCACTCTTTATTCATTTCGATTTCCAGCTTGAGTTCGTTATCATTATTTTTATATCCTTTCAGGCTGACCCATATTCTGGACGAATGAGGGATGGTTTTATAGATCCCATAGATTTTGAAACAAAGATTCAGTTCCCTGCCCAGTTCTTTTAAGATTAGATTTGCCGTCCCGGAAACTGTGCCTGGTGTGTTTTTTGTCAGCGTAAGTTGAAGTATAGGTTGGAATAACCCTTCACTGATGATACGGAAATTTAAGCTGTTTGCTGCAGGAAGAACTGATTCTGATAACATGTAAATTCGTTGTTTCTATACTACTAAATTACGGGCTGCTATCGGTTTGAATCAGAGCGAAAATACCTGAAAGTAGAAACAGGTATAAATACCCCCCTTTGGAAAATTTCTAGGTTTAACCGTTGTAAATTAATATATTCTTCCATGAAACAAAAGCTGCCTCTTCCATTATGGACTATCGCCACTCCCATCTTAGCCTGGATTGCTTATTTTGGCATGTCTCTCGACCTGGGTAATTTTTACGCTATTGTGCTAGCTGCTGCATTAATCGGAGGCGTATTGGCCGCTGTCCACCATGCCGAAGTTGTTGCTCACCAGGTTGGTGAACCCTATGGTACTTTATTGCTGGCTCTGGCAATTACCATCATTGAAGTGGCGCTGATTGTATCACTGATGCTAACTGGCGGTCCGGAAACGGCAGCGCTTGCCCGTGACACGGTGCTGGCGGCAGTGATGATTATCCTTACAGGAATCATTGGTATGTGCTTACTGGTAGGGGGGGTAAGGTATAAAGAGCAGGTATTTAGCTTACCGGGAGTAAGTGCCGCATTGGTTACCCTTACGGCAATATTGGTGTTGACATTAATCCTTCCCAATTATACAACCAGCAGGCAGGGACCCGAATACAGTCCTGTTCAGCTGGGTTTTGTAGCCATTGTTTCTTTGGTCTTATATGGAACTTTTGTGTTGGTACAGGCAGTAAGGCACCGGGACTTTTTTCTGCCTCCTGAGGCAGATGGAGATGAGGATGTTCACGCAGCGCCACCAGGTAAAAAAGTAGCCTTGCTGAGTGCATTATTGTTATTGATCTGTCTGGGCATTGTGGTCTTGCTCGCCAAAGCTTTAGCGCCGGATATCGAAAATGCAGTGATAAATGCAGGGGCCCCGAAGTCTTTGGTTGGGGTAATTATTGCGGCTGTTGTGCTGTTGCCGGAGGGGCTGGCAGCTTACCGGGCAGCCCGGAAGAACCGCCTTCAAACAAGCCTTAATCTGGCATTGGGATCGGCCCTGGCAAGTATCGGGTTGACAATTCCTGCAGTCGCGATTGTTTCCATAGTTACGGGAATGACGATCACGTTGGGAATTGACATGAAATCAACGGTTTTATTACTGCTCTCCCAGTTTACCATTATGCTTTCATTGGCCACCGGGAGAACTAATATTTTACAAGGGGTGGTATTATTGGTGATATTTGCTGTTTATCTGTTTACAATTGTGGCCCCCTGATCTGCAAAAAGCTATTTCACCGGCTCCCTTAAAATGGTTTTCAATTTTTCGGGAGCGGTTTTTCTGAAATCAGAGAGGTATATCTCGTGATGAAGCCCATTCCTCTGTAAGCCATGCGCTTCTGAAAATTGCTGGATTTTCTGTAAAGTTTCCGGTTCATTGGCAAAAGGGCCAGTATGTAGTATCTGGATCACCTTTCCCTCTGTCATTTTATGGAAATGGACTTCCTTAACTAATAACAGTTGTTTTTTATCCAGTACTTGTTGAATCGCTGCGTTTACCTGTTCCGGAGTAACAAATTCCGGCAAACGGATCATCATTCTGTAAGACCATTCGCTTCTTGGTATTTTTAAAGGAGCCTCTGCTATACCAATATGAGCGTACTTATTTTCATTAAAGCTCCAGAGCCCTTCCAGTTTTGCTACAGTAAAATCCTTTCCCAGGTCTTTGCATTGAAATTTAATGGTATAAGCTGCTGAATATAAAGCTTGCAGCTTGTCTGCATATTGCTGGCTGTCTGGATCTCCAATACCCAGTATAGATAAGTAAGGGACTTCTGTAAACGTGATGAGTTGTGGCTCATCTGTAGCCGTATAATAGGCTTTATACTGTTTTGTTAAATCTAATTTTCCCATATCTTTTTTCTGTTATATCATCAAAGTACGGGGGCTAAACTGACAACCCTATGGCAGTGTGTATTTAAAAATCTTAGATTTGTGCTATGAAAAAAGAAACCATCGCAGGATATGTAGAGTTTGATGCCATTATTCTTAAAGACTGGATCGCCAATGGAGTCAATTATATCAAACTTGTAAATCTGAACCTGAGAGGATCTATTGAAGCTTTCGAATTAATTCCCAATTCTGAAATGCCGGAAACCGGCGACCTGATTCATCACATCCATTCAGAAGATGTGGAAGACCTCCTGGAAAAAATGGAAAAGATCAAATTTCTAGTTCATGAGATCTATCTGGAAGAAACAGAATAAACTGCAATATTCTTTATACTAACAGTTTACAAAAAACACTGTACTGAGTGTAGTTATTTTAACTGTTTTTTCTGTAAAGTATCCGTCATAATTTATCCACCGTTTTCCACCGGTGTTGATAACGTTTAGAATTGATCTAAACAATATTTTGCATTTTTGGAATCCATTGAAAGCTCGCCAAGAGGGCTGATTTAACATAAATTCCTACGAAATGAGTACTAAAAGAATAATCAAATTCGAAAAAGATGACTGCAGCCCATGTAATATGGTCTCTGAATATCTGGACAGAAAAGGGGTGGTCTATGAAACCATTAATCCATTTAACCAGCCGGAACTGGCCATGCAATTCCGAGTGCGTTCTGTACCTACCGTAATTCTGTTGGAACAGGAACAAGAGCTCTCCAGAGTAATTGGTTTTAAGCCCGAAGAATTGTCTGCACTGGCGGCAGTTTAGATTTTATTTTATAGTGGGCCCATGACCTGGATTTATTACGACAGCAAAACCGGTAATGTGGAACGTTTTGTAAATCGGTTGAAACTGCATCGGGACTGGCAGATCCAAAAGATCGACCAGGTATCTCTGCCGCTTGAAGAGGGGCACCTGATTACTTATACTACCGGCTTTGGAGAAGTTCCGGCTTCTACTTTACGTTTCCTGGAAGAGAATAGTGCTGCTATTAAATCTGTTTCTTCCAGTGGAAATAAAAACTGGGGCCCTAATTATGCATTGGCGGCAAAAAAAATCTCGGTACTTTTCAAATTGCCTGTTCTCCTGCAGTTTGAGCTCTCCGGTACCGGAGAAGACATTCGAAAATTTATAGAAAATATAGAAGGCTAACGATATGGTAACTAAAAAATGGATCTTGTTAAACAACGAGATCATGGTTAAAAAGGACGACGAATTCAGCCTCCACAAAGATAAAGAAGCAGTACGTTCTTATTTCCTCGACTACGTAAATAAAAACACAGTTTTCTTTTATACCCTAAAGGAAAAGATTGATTACCTGATTGAACAGGAATACTACATAGATTTCTATCAGTGGTATAGTTTTGAGCAGATGGAAGAAGTATATGACCTGGTCTATGCAAAGAAATTCAGATTTCAATCTTTCATGAGTGCTTTTAAATTTTTCCAGAGCTACGCTTTAAGAGATGATAGCGGAGAAAAATTCCTGGAACGTTACGAAGACCGCGTTGTCGCAGTATCCCTGTTCCTGGGCAGGGGTGATGTTGCTCAGGCTAAACAATATGCAGAAATGTTGATCAACCAGGAGTATCAGCCGGCAACACCTACTTTCCTGAACTCCGGTAAAAAGCGTTCCGGTGAGCTGGTATCTTGTTTTCTGGATGAAATAGGAGATAACCTGAATGGAATTGGTTATGCGGTAGACTCTGCAATGAAGCTTTCTTCAATTGGTGGCGGTGTTTCCTTTAACATTTCCAAAGTTCGGGCAAGAGGAGAATCGATTAAAGATGTGAAAGGACGTGCGGGAGGTGTATTGCCAATTATGAAGATC
This region of Pedobacter steynii genomic DNA includes:
- a CDS encoding sugar 3,4-ketoisomerase is translated as MAHIINLKTFKDTRGILTVLDRVVDFDIKRLFYIYAVDDSDRGGHRHHNTHQAAICIQGSCKITNNDSKKTEVFDLDTPDKCLILEPEDWHVMHDFSADAILLVLASTPFDPKDYIYEPYPDSI
- a CDS encoding thioredoxin family protein, which codes for MSTKRIIKFEKDDCSPCNMVSEYLDRKGVVYETINPFNQPELAMQFRVRSVPTVILLEQEQELSRVIGFKPEELSALAAV
- a CDS encoding PAS domain-containing sensor histidine kinase, translating into MQLSTETSPQTHLQSYLEGGTEMGALIRSYDWSGTALGAPDQWSQSLLTTIGIVLKSRFPMCLWWGTELIQFYNDAYRPSLGNEGKHPKALGQRAEECWPEIWPVIKPLIDQVLSGGESTWSEDQLIPIYRNNRIENVYWTFSYSKVNDTSGKPVGVLVICSETTDKVNTMAKIEKTITEQIIARKKVEQAEEMLRLSIEAANVGTWHMDVATRKFIASTRMKELYGYYPDEEVSYDDVLNRIPEEYRNKVRLAVEQAIASGESYSIEHPVTGYHDQTPRWVRALGKLYPGTSDHTAHFSGLTLDITEQKRDEMRKNDFIGMVSHELKTPLTSLNGYLQLLIARMRKTEDTFISTSLEKAYVQVKKMSTMINGFLNISRLESGKIHLDMEIFDLDQLIREIIEETKPTLQHHHLSLSPCLPVSVYADREKIGSVISNLLSNSIKYSPKGKIIEISCITHDGVAEVRVRDEGMGIKPQAIEKLFERFYRVETKHTQNISGFGIGLYLCSEILLHHGGSIWVESEIGVGSTFHFSLPLAT
- a CDS encoding DUF1842 domain-containing protein; amino-acid sequence: MLSESVLPAANSLNFRIISEGLFQPILQLTLTKNTPGTVSGTANLILKELGRELNLCFKIYGIYKTIPHSSRIWVSLKGYKNNDNELKLEIEMNKEWTTGIANYQYHGQHTKIIRNATVSSELFVKTQFKTQNYSSPFF
- a CDS encoding GyrI-like domain-containing protein, encoding MGKLDLTKQYKAYYTATDEPQLITFTEVPYLSILGIGDPDSQQYADKLQALYSAAYTIKFQCKDLGKDFTVAKLEGLWSFNENKYAHIGIAEAPLKIPRSEWSYRMMIRLPEFVTPEQVNAAIQQVLDKKQLLLVKEVHFHKMTEGKVIQILHTGPFANEPETLQKIQQFSEAHGLQRNGLHHEIYLSDFRKTAPEKLKTILREPVK
- a CDS encoding beta-1,6-N-acetylglucosaminyltransferase, with protein sequence MQTWNFKLLMRVANLILTYNDPEQTERMIKNMVHEDFDFYIHVDKKSDIEPFLFIEALPNVYFIKNRVKVTWAGFSTVKAIFSSIKELVGSGVKYDFINLMSGQDYPIKPAALIAEVLRQNIGKELIHLEDIRNEWQEGLIRMENYFLADYTFKGRYTIEKVINFIMPKRKLPHNLHPYGRSMFWMLSPEAAMFVVKRVEKDRKLQKFFSLCWGTDEFVFHTILMDSPFKERIINNNYRYIDWSRGGAHPKILDENDFAPIKQSEALFIRKVKAPQSSRLMNLIDHKLLI
- a CDS encoding OmpA family protein, whose product is MKILRNPTLIVAIGLLTLSMQACKTKKLAAKPAPPVETKAPPVEEKQPEKPPVEEKVTPAPEEKANFNFSNVQFEFNSDVLKTASFEILDQVVREMKKEPSAKLTLNGHSSAEGTPEHNMSLSVDRANSVKSYLVNAGINGANLMIKGHGATSPITSNTTEEGKALNRRVEFKVNP
- a CDS encoding calcium:proton antiporter, coding for MKQKLPLPLWTIATPILAWIAYFGMSLDLGNFYAIVLAAALIGGVLAAVHHAEVVAHQVGEPYGTLLLALAITIIEVALIVSLMLTGGPETAALARDTVLAAVMIILTGIIGMCLLVGGVRYKEQVFSLPGVSAALVTLTAILVLTLILPNYTTSRQGPEYSPVQLGFVAIVSLVLYGTFVLVQAVRHRDFFLPPEADGDEDVHAAPPGKKVALLSALLLLICLGIVVLLAKALAPDIENAVINAGAPKSLVGVIIAAVVLLPEGLAAYRAARKNRLQTSLNLALGSALASIGLTIPAVAIVSIVTGMTITLGIDMKSTVLLLLSQFTIMLSLATGRTNILQGVVLLVIFAVYLFTIVAP
- the nrdI gene encoding class Ib ribonucleoside-diphosphate reductase assembly flavoprotein NrdI — protein: MTWIYYDSKTGNVERFVNRLKLHRDWQIQKIDQVSLPLEEGHLITYTTGFGEVPASTLRFLEENSAAIKSVSSSGNKNWGPNYALAAKKISVLFKLPVLLQFELSGTGEDIRKFIENIEG